One Coffea eugenioides isolate CCC68of chromosome 2, Ceug_1.0, whole genome shotgun sequence genomic window, GTCTTGGCACTGTGGCGGTACACTGGGGACACTGATGAATACAAAGATAGGTGTACCACCAGGCAGACCATAAGAATACAGAAAGATGAACCTATCCtaacacacaaacacacacagaAAATGAACAGATACCAATTTTGAGCAATCTGGTTTCTGCTAGTCATCATTTCAGGCAAATAAGCCGGAACACAAGCAGATATACCCTTCAATATCTTCTGTTGCCTCAATGATGCCTTTATCAGTTTCTACAATTACAACAAGAATTCAGAATTACAGAAACCACAAAGCCTCATTCCATACCTTCTCCTATCTCTAATCTACTTGCGCTAAGTCAAGTTGAGAAAAGTTATATTTTTGCagaattaaaaacaaaaaaaaaatctaaaagaaATACTAAATATCGGATCAAAATTTGTCATTGTGTAAATCTAATGCAAAATCAGATAAATTAGGGATTTCCACAGAAGGTGGGGGAACTTTGTTGCCCTAATTTACAAGTAAACCGAATCAAACTACATAatcacaaataaataaataaataaaacaatcCAAGATTTTGTGTAGTAAAGAAACATAATCTTAATCATTAACCACAGTTTAGGGATGAAGgtctttaaaaaaaaaccctatACAGAAATCAAAGAAATTGACACATTATactatataaaaaaagggaATTTATCGTGTAAATCACATATTACGAGTAATTAAGAAGAGGATGCTGATTGAATTGGATAGAAATAAGTACTTCGGCTTTGGGGATAGCTTGGCGTTCTTCGCGCAAGCGGTCTTTGATTTTGTGAACCTGAAGCTCCATGCCCTTCAATGCTGCATCGATTGCGGTTAAATCGCTGATGTTGCTTGCTGGGTACACTGGAAATtaatgacccaaaaaaaaaaaaaaaaagcaaatgaaCCAAAAGATAGTCGTAATATCGGCATTTGATTAAAGAGAGAAAGAGGAACCAAATTACTAACTGTTACGAGCGATAAGGAGCTGTTGGAGCTGGGCTATCCGATTGTTGAAGGACGTCATCAGACACTCCAGTGAAGATCCTGCTTCTTTCGCTTCCTCCATCTCCCTCAAAATTCCTTCTCACCAACTAACTCAAAAACTCCAAAATAGGAGCCCCAGAGAAAATGAAGTGGAATTGAATTCTTTTCTCGTTTTCTGGCGGGAacccatgattttttttttttttttttgggaggggtGGTGCTGGTGATAGTAGCAGGGGTGAACGCGGGCCCTCTCCGAGGTCAGTCTAACAGACATTCTAGTTCTACAGTtgctaataaatttatttaatcTATTTATGTTTTTGAGGATTATTCTTAGCCTCagggaagatttttttttttttaaatgtaagtGAGAGCAATTTAATTTAAGACCTCTAACTTATATTCTCTTTTCCAAATCACTTAACTCATTCCTCCTCCTAGTCGTAGGAAAGTTGTATACTTGTTCTCCTatttttgagaattttttgTTAAACTTACGTTATTGGTTAGTTTGGAATGTGTTAGTAGAAATATTTTATTACAAAAACTTTGTGAAAAGATACATGAAATTAAGTTACTTGAAACAAAATTAGTTGTAGATATGGGATGAGGCCCCTTacttttttttgtgataaaatattataattttattaaaatttgtaTTAATAGCAAAAGTTAAATGTTATGAAACATACACAAAAGAATAGAAGTAAAGAATGGATACTACAAATTTGACGAATAGAATGGATAAAGCCCTTTCCAATTGCCCACAATTAAAATGAAATAATTAATGACTTAGATTTGGGCCACAATTAAATCGGACTGATTTGGGTTattcaatttaaaaaatttaaaataaaaaatgcaatttgtCCTTTTTTCTTGAAAAGTTAATGGTTCGAATCCGAGCCACCTCAATTAAGGTCAATTGGAAACTTTAACAGAGGGAAAGATAGGTTAAATGGTTTGAAAGATGGAGTGTAAGTGAAAGTTTTCGGATTCCAAACCTTCACTTAcactgggaaaaaaaaattggaaacctTAATAGTGCTGAGCAATTTCCCTTTTCCAAAGACATTCTGTTCATCGTTCTAGCAGACATGTAAAAACTTGTTAGGAGGCAGTCTTCCAATCGAATGTAGCTTGATGGGGCATTAAATCGAGCCTTATGAATATTCTATCTTGACTCTTTGGGCATTTCCTTTGTTCAACTCGAAACCTCTATGAATCATTGATGACATCAGCATAGAGAAATAAAGGTGAGATAgataaggtttttttttttttttttaatgtatagTCATCAAAAGAAATTTTGTTTGTTGATGATTTGACAACTTTATCAATTTCTTCAAATGCTGATGAACATCTTCAAATTAACGATTTACTTTGTAGCAATATTTTGGCTATTAATCCAACTAAACCCAAATATAAGTCAATGATTCGTGAGACTTTAATAAGATGGTGGCATGTCATTTATTCCATGTAAATAGAGGACAAGAACTAACGAGTTATGGAACCGCTCGTCTTTGAATTGAGCTGCCCATATTAACCCGAAAAAGGAATAAAGGAAAAGGCGAAAAGCATCCAACACCTCTACAATTAGTACTGTATAGATTTTAGTAATGCCTTGTTGATCTTCCACTTCTTCAACAGATAATTCAACACATAGATGCAGTAACCAAGTAGTAATATATTGAGACAATCGTCTTCATGATCAACTTAGGGATAATTAATAAGGTTCAAATATGATTGAAAGAGCTTTCAATTAACTCATGATCATGAAGCTATATGTCCTTTAGATTTCCGACAGGATGAACATGTACATATCAATTAGTTGTGATGTGGAGGATGTGTCCTGACTGGTGCGTAATCGACGTGATACCATGGTCGTTCCTGTCCCAGATGCTCATCCTCGGAACTCCGAGACGCAGGAATCTCGGTTGTATCATCATCATTTGCTTCATCTACCTCAGATGTCTGATCAACTTTCTCCTCATGTTTCTCATCATCAAGATGATCGTTAGCAGATGGCGATTGAATATCATCCTTCACCTTATCATTTTTCAGGAGAGAGCTGCTGCTTTTAGCTGGTGCCCATCTCGGTTTTGGATTTGACCCAATATAAACCCCAGCCGTACTTGACTTCTCTTCATTCTGCACAAAAGTTACCCCAATAATTGAGTTAATTATGGTGTTTTAATTAGCAAATGTCAATTGAATGACATCCTTCATGCACCTTTTCATTTTTGAAGAGAGAGGTGCCGATTTTAGCTGGTGCCCATTTGGGGATTGGGTTCGACACAATATAAACCCCTGCAGGGTTTGACTTCTCTTCATTCTGCACAAAAGTTACCCTCAATAATTAAGTTTATGGTGTTTAAATTAGCAAATGTCAATTGAATGGCATCCTTCATGCACCTTATCATTTTTCAGGAGAGAGCTGCCGATTTTAGCTGGTGCCCATTTGGGGATTGGATTCGATACAATATAAACCCCAGCAAGACTTGATTTCTCTTTATTCTGCACAAAACCCTCGATGAATTTATTGTGCATGCTGTCAAAGTGTCAAGTATGTAGATGCATACACCCTTGGGAACTAAATTAAGATGCATGAAGTTAGATCAATATTTTACTAACCTTGACTGAGGAGAACTGAAAGCTTTTTCCAGGCTCGTTTTCATTGTTGCCAATTGGCCTAGCGATACATGCAGAGAGAGCAAGGCATAGCTGGAGAACGAGAAGGAGAGAAGAGGATGTGCCAGACATGGGAAGAGATGTGCTAGGGCTAATGCATTTGGATGATTGAAAAGGTGGTAGAAACTTGTTGATTTCGTCTGTAATGCTGATAGGGGTATTTATAGTACTAATGCAACTCAAATCAGCCTTAGATGCTGGGTTTTTCTTTTTATGGAGCATGCAGATTGTATGGGCGATTAGAGTTTTGAGAAGTTTAGAAGGAAGAACAACTTATGGGTGCTATTTAGTACGTCTGCCTCACATTTCTattaaaatgaggacaacgaaGAGAGgtaattttgtttattttgccATGTACATGAAGAGAGATATAAAAGTTTGGCAAGGGAGAATTCCCTTCAAGGAATCAGAAAAAGATCATAAGCAATAAAAGTAAAGCTAGAAGACAGCAACGCAATGCCATAAGAGATACAATCGGTTCAACTTCAAACAATAACTAGAGTTTGGTGGGAAACGTATATTTATTAGAAGGTATTCGCTTGTTCACATGAGTATTATTTATGGAGATACAAGGCAAGGAAACAACACTTTGGAAACTATACAAAATCCTTCATCTAAAAGAAGCACATTATCCATCGAATCAATTGATCAAGTAGGGTGGTTAATTCCTAATCGAGTTTGTAGTTTATATCTTGACAAGCACAATCAATTAGCAAGAGCCTCTGTCCAAACTTTGTTTTTCTCATTTCTTGGCGtgtttgatatatatataatataggATTAATCACACTGTTATACACTATCAACGTtaatgaatgacaactatgcaaaatttggaaatttaacttttgtaaATAACGCTGATAGTGGAGTTGTAAGTAAGACTATTGGATTCGTATTCTTTCTATTACAATAGCTTGACTCTAATTGTACTCCTTCAGCTCTTACATTATACAAAACTTTCGGAATCCAAGTTTTAGTAAGGAGGTTTATGAGATAATACTGGTCCAACTTGTCTTTGCCCAACCGTAATGTCTAGTAGTACTTGCCGTATTGAAGCAAGTGTGTCTTCTGCACTGTATTATGCATATTTTCAATTCTAATGTAAGATTTGTTTGTTCTTTTTTCTTACAAACATCATTCAAATTCTCTTCACTAATAGCAGTGCATATTCACATACAGGCAGTGCATATTCACATACAGGTACATCTGCAAATATACACCAGCTATAACATCTTTTGTATGGTAGAACAAAGAATTTTCGAGTTTACAAGTAAATGATGGCATTTTCATtgagttattttatttttaacttttttgagTAAGCGATGCTCCTAATTCTTGTGGATTCAAAGAATTAAGAATTGGTTTCAAGCAGAAATACCAATATGCAGTattaaattagggttttaactAAATTAGTGCTCAATCTATAATTTTCGGGATTGCAAAATTTCAGTCTCAAATTTGGGAATGGCTGAAACTCATACTCTTGATGAAACGGCCAGCACTTTCTTGGGATAGAAACTTTGTCCCATTTATCACTACCCATTGCAGCTAGGCAGttatttaatttacttttttaaATGATTAACACCTTAATTTTACTTTTCTTAAAAAGTAACACATAAACCTCACCATAATGACAAATTGACTGCTGCAAAGTGGGGCAGGAAGGGCGACCTCctcaagattttaaaaattattttatatctcattaaaaaaatgaaagttttcATTTATATCCTTATAGAAAATTAGAGTTTGCCTACCAAaagttaaaaatatttttaaattcgCATAAAATGGTAAAAGATTTAAATCATATTCttgtaaaaaaaatatagttttaaagTATACGTCTTAATTAGTCTTGCCTTCCAAATCTCAATTTGGTTCAACCAACAATATGCCCATCAATTATCCATTATTAGACGAATCTGAGATGTAAATACACAATCTATTGCCCTAATCAAATCGCCATGTACATCTACGACGAAATAGTTTAGCACATCTAAAGAGGCAGAGAAAAGGGTTGCATAACTGTTACTTTGTATTTTATCCTTTGTTGTATCAAATCATAGAATTTAGACATAAAAAATATTCCTAATATTAGAGAAGCTAGGTTAGGCTTAATTTTCTCACAGGAAAATGGTTGGATTGAGTGGTAAAGTGAAATGGATTGTAAGTAGAAGATTTTAGGTTCAAAATCTCCCActtgacacaaaaaaaaaaggtttaattTGCTCACCTTATAATGATCCTAAAATCTTTGCAGTGGTCCATGAGAATTATTTCAATACAATCATATTTAGTAGGTATTGTGTTGAACGGTTTCCATCAATTCGTTatgaaatttgtttttttttatcaaaaaagaaACATAGGTATTGTACGAAGATCTTTGCTGTAATGCATGACAATTATCTCGTAGTGCAACCACAATTAAGTATAAAGAGGTTTTCCTAAGTAGGCTGGAATGCTGGATTATCTTGAACAGCTGATCATACATAGTAGTAGAATTGAATGCTCCCAACTAATCCACCGACCAATCCAAATATCTTCTGCGAAATGTTAATTGACATAAAACTGAAAGTGCCGACAGCAACCCATAACGACATTCTCGGAATGAATCAATGAATACTTAACCACCAACCCCAAAAGCTAAAGCTGCCAACGAACATGGAAGATATAGGAAATATCCCTGATTATCGTTTTTCTCTTAATTTGGCATTCTCCAAATATAGTTATTGATTTACAAGCAGGATACATTGATGAAAAAGGGCCTTGTTTTTATCCACTTTGATCTGAACCagtgctttttttttccatGCAAGAAATAAGAAGATTGGATTGCATCCTAGTTCTGCGACGATCAATGCATGAATACTTTTGATTACTAGGTTGTAGCTGATGTTTTATTAGCAATTATCATACATATTGACCATAGCAATCAAATTCATAAAATCGACATTGAAACAAGCAAATCCTCTTCCGTGTTTGATTTCCTTCATCCTCTAGTAACGCTGTACAAATCCACTTTGTCGTTTCATGTGGACAAACTCATATATTCATCTTATCTTGCTATCAGTTTCAATTAGTTGAATGATCATGCACCATGAATAGAGGGAATATCAAATTTAGAAACCAAAACATAGAGCTTCTAATGAAGGAAAATGTAGTAGTAGTATGTGGGCTTACTCAGCCTCAATTTCTTCAAAACATAACTCAATTTACAGTAATTGATTAAGTCATTTGACGGGACATCATTAGAACATCAAGTTCATGGTGCGATGTTAAAGTAACTACACTACAAACTGTTAAGGCTGTTAAACAGATCATGTC contains:
- the LOC113759564 gene encoding uncharacterized protein LOC113759564 — protein: MSGTSSSLLLVLQLCLALSACIARPIGNNENEPGKSFQFSSVKNKEKSSLAGVYIVSNPIPKWAPAKIGSSLLKNDKNEEKSNPAGVYIVSNPIPKWAPAKIGTSLFKNEKNEEKSSTAGVYIGSNPKPRWAPAKSSSSLLKNDKVKDDIQSPSANDHLDDEKHEEKVDQTSEVDEANDDDTTEIPASRSSEDEHLGQERPWYHVDYAPVRTHPPHHN